From Streptomyces zhihengii, the proteins below share one genomic window:
- a CDS encoding DUF3307 domain-containing protein translates to MFATVFVLLYLGHLAADYPFQTDHQAAHKADAGAEGWRANLAHAATHVASCGIALAVAVTVLGATISLPVALAALTWIGGTHAFIDRRWPVRWWMTRMRQTSWAEHGGAAHVDQTAHVLALGLATLALASV, encoded by the coding sequence GTGTTCGCGACCGTGTTCGTGTTGCTCTACCTCGGCCATCTCGCGGCCGACTACCCGTTCCAGACCGACCACCAGGCGGCGCACAAGGCGGACGCCGGGGCCGAGGGGTGGCGGGCGAACCTCGCTCACGCCGCGACCCACGTGGCCTCCTGCGGCATCGCCCTCGCGGTCGCCGTCACTGTGCTTGGCGCCACCATCTCCCTGCCGGTCGCGCTCGCCGCTCTGACGTGGATCGGCGGGACGCATGCCTTCATCGACCGCCGGTGGCCCGTCCGCTGGTGGATGACCCGCATGCGGCAGACGTCATGGGCCGAGCACGGCGGGGCCGCCCACGTCGACCAGACCGCCCACGTGCTCGCGCTCGGACTCGCCACCCTGGCTCTCGCCTCCGTCTGA
- a CDS encoding GntR family transcriptional regulator: MSGYAEIAAHYRDAIVNGDLSPGDSMPSYAAVAEEHDANRTTVIRAFDVLRSEGLIVTKPSKGSVVATPPVAVTGAGRVDRIRRNGQQYARGEVSSGHRTVRRSIDDPEVCQALDLEPGDECVIRIRVFERDGKPTSVGLSVYPPRTTAVVPELSEEAQMNGFFGGLYTERTGREVVAGQRTVGARQASQNELNDLAIDAPPHAAVAVLVERVTYHDEGGPLAYWEDVHAPGSRIAITPAK, from the coding sequence ATGAGCGGATACGCGGAAATCGCAGCTCACTACAGGGATGCGATCGTCAACGGCGACTTGAGCCCGGGTGACTCGATGCCCTCGTATGCGGCCGTCGCGGAGGAGCACGACGCCAACCGGACCACCGTGATCCGGGCGTTCGACGTCCTCCGGTCCGAGGGTCTGATCGTCACCAAGCCGAGCAAGGGCAGCGTCGTGGCGACCCCGCCCGTGGCCGTGACGGGCGCCGGCCGGGTCGACCGGATCCGCCGCAACGGTCAGCAGTACGCGCGGGGCGAGGTGTCGAGCGGGCACCGGACCGTGCGTCGATCCATCGACGACCCCGAGGTCTGCCAGGCGTTGGACCTGGAGCCCGGCGACGAGTGCGTCATCCGGATCCGAGTGTTCGAGCGGGACGGCAAGCCGACCAGTGTCGGCCTTTCGGTCTACCCGCCGCGAACCACGGCCGTGGTGCCCGAGCTGTCCGAGGAGGCCCAGATGAACGGGTTCTTCGGCGGCCTGTACACCGAGCGGACCGGCCGGGAGGTCGTGGCCGGTCAGCGGACCGTCGGGGCCAGGCAGGCTTCACAGAACGAGCTGAACGACCTCGCGATCGACGCGCCCCCGCACGCGGCCGTGGCGGTGCTGGTGGAGCGGGTGACCTACCACGACGAGGGCGGCCCGCTCGCGTACTGGGAGGACGTCCATGCGCCCGGTTCCCGGATCGCGATCACCCCCGCCAAGTAG
- a CDS encoding MBL fold metallo-hydrolase, whose protein sequence is MTYSGVVKVGGPADVHELTDLMISKVAVGPMDNNAYLLRCRATGEQILIDAAAEPATLLGLIGDDSVTAVVTTHRHGDHWGALAEVVAATGARTYAGRDDAEGIPVPTDVPVDDGDTVRVGRVELTARHLVGHTPGSIALVYDDPHGHPHVFTGDCLFPGGPGRTTQPDDFRSLMEGLETKLFATLPDESWVYPGHGKDTTLGDERPHLGEWWARGW, encoded by the coding sequence ATGACATACAGCGGTGTGGTGAAGGTCGGCGGCCCGGCGGACGTGCACGAGCTCACGGACCTGATGATCTCCAAGGTCGCGGTCGGCCCGATGGACAACAACGCCTATCTGCTGCGCTGCCGGGCGACCGGCGAGCAGATCCTGATCGACGCCGCGGCCGAGCCCGCGACCCTGCTCGGCCTGATCGGCGACGACTCGGTCACCGCGGTCGTCACCACCCACCGGCACGGCGACCACTGGGGCGCGCTCGCCGAGGTCGTCGCCGCGACCGGGGCGCGCACCTACGCGGGCCGGGACGACGCCGAGGGCATCCCCGTCCCGACCGACGTACCGGTCGACGACGGGGACACCGTGCGGGTGGGACGCGTCGAGCTCACCGCCCGCCACCTGGTCGGGCACACGCCGGGCTCGATCGCGCTCGTCTACGACGACCCGCACGGCCATCCGCACGTCTTCACCGGCGACTGCCTCTTCCCCGGCGGTCCTGGACGGACAACACAGCCAGACGACTTCCGTTCCCTGATGGAGGGCCTGGAGACCAAGCTCTTCGCCACCCTGCCGGACGAGTCGTGGGTATACCCGGGACACGGCAAGGACACCACACTCGGCGACGAGCGCCCCCACCTCGGCGAGTGGTGGGCGCGAGGCTGGTAG
- a CDS encoding FtsK/SpoIIIE domain-containing protein, whose product MSTHETTPAGAPDPEWDALVANASVWGGDGFRPTAAATVAANPLPEVSADPAGTTPLTPAWVKNGAGWKGRGRVARVNSVHGFRRWVRRQGGEHGHAAQVWRGLARTTRWVKGVEGADIDRSKHEARRAQEAYRAARRAHAHKLIPGDKKNKLAKVMDDASKDSAAAMTALAKVRKATRARRAWRASAVAAPLVAAEVGSVLALGDVTNGSLVACAATSFVLALIGRRTDAGETWTSDSVALGDGGKLTDETLNAAYRDAGVLKDDQILKLLSPVALTRDGDAYEVVFDLPSGMPTDKALSAVKGLASAMGVSITQVHQGRGEREGRIHLRVNLRIPFTGKPSPGPLLTAGRMDLFKPVPMGVSMRGKPIETDWVERSGLFGGEPGAGKSAAVNNVLLAAALDPYTRLYLADGKAGFDLVPFESIAEMIDTAGDPEALLSILTHVWEMEVPARRAALREHGARKVSAELAVKDRRLALAILFVDEWASYVAGAPAKLREELNRLFQLIVSQGRALGIASLAATQKPSSDSVPTSVRDLLSVRWAMRCMTPEASDTILGKGYASAGQNAQTILKSQRGVGILMSGESAEPELVRGYFYKDDEVEQIIGRATELRAEAGTMPGMAPLGATAAPAAPRLLDHLIAAVTATGRGVATKGEVLAYLAGVDPQYAPEDGESEAQFRSRAGKLLAEWLDAEGLEVPTPKVDGPDGKRSLGYRLDDLSEVR is encoded by the coding sequence ATGAGCACGCACGAGACCACCCCCGCGGGCGCCCCCGACCCCGAGTGGGACGCCCTGGTCGCCAACGCGTCCGTGTGGGGCGGCGACGGGTTCCGCCCGACCGCCGCCGCCACCGTGGCCGCCAACCCGCTCCCCGAGGTATCCGCCGACCCGGCGGGCACCACCCCGCTGACGCCCGCATGGGTGAAGAACGGCGCCGGGTGGAAGGGCCGGGGCCGCGTCGCCCGAGTCAACTCCGTTCACGGGTTCCGGCGCTGGGTGCGCCGCCAGGGCGGTGAGCACGGGCACGCGGCGCAGGTCTGGCGGGGGCTCGCCCGGACGACCCGGTGGGTCAAGGGCGTGGAGGGCGCTGACATCGACCGGTCCAAGCACGAGGCGCGTCGGGCGCAGGAGGCGTATCGGGCCGCCCGCCGGGCTCACGCCCACAAGCTGATCCCGGGTGACAAGAAGAACAAGCTGGCCAAGGTCATGGACGACGCGTCGAAGGACTCGGCCGCCGCCATGACCGCCCTGGCCAAGGTGCGCAAGGCGACGCGGGCTCGGCGGGCGTGGCGGGCGTCGGCGGTGGCCGCCCCGCTGGTCGCCGCCGAGGTCGGTTCGGTGCTCGCCCTCGGGGACGTCACGAACGGGTCCCTGGTGGCCTGCGCCGCCACGTCGTTCGTCCTGGCTCTGATCGGTCGGCGCACCGACGCGGGCGAGACGTGGACGTCCGACTCCGTGGCCCTCGGGGACGGCGGGAAGCTCACCGACGAGACGCTGAACGCGGCGTACCGGGACGCGGGGGTCCTGAAGGACGATCAGATCCTGAAGCTCCTGTCCCCCGTGGCGCTGACCCGGGACGGCGACGCGTACGAGGTGGTGTTCGACCTTCCCTCGGGGATGCCGACCGACAAGGCGCTGTCGGCCGTGAAGGGTCTCGCCTCCGCGATGGGCGTCTCGATCACGCAGGTACACCAGGGTCGCGGCGAGCGCGAGGGACGGATCCATCTCCGGGTGAACCTGCGCATCCCGTTCACCGGGAAGCCCTCCCCCGGGCCGCTCCTCACGGCGGGCCGCATGGACCTGTTCAAGCCCGTGCCGATGGGCGTCTCCATGCGGGGCAAGCCCATCGAGACCGATTGGGTGGAGCGCTCCGGTCTGTTCGGCGGCGAGCCCGGTGCGGGCAAGTCGGCGGCCGTGAACAACGTCCTTCTCGCGGCGGCGCTCGACCCGTACACGCGGCTGTACCTCGCGGACGGGAAGGCCGGGTTCGACCTCGTCCCGTTCGAGTCGATCGCGGAGATGATCGACACGGCGGGCGACCCGGAGGCGCTCCTCTCGATCCTGACCCACGTGTGGGAGATGGAGGTCCCCGCCCGCCGGGCGGCGCTGCGCGAGCACGGGGCCCGCAAGGTGTCCGCCGAGCTGGCCGTCAAGGATCGGCGACTCGCGCTCGCGATCCTCTTCGTGGACGAGTGGGCGTCCTACGTGGCCGGGGCGCCGGCGAAGCTGCGCGAGGAACTGAACCGCCTGTTCCAGCTCATCGTCTCGCAGGGCCGGGCGCTGGGTATCGCGTCTCTCGCGGCCACGCAGAAGCCCTCGTCCGACTCGGTGCCGACGTCGGTGCGAGACCTCCTCTCGGTCCGGTGGGCCATGCGGTGCATGACCCCGGAGGCGTCAGACACCATCCTCGGCAAGGGGTACGCGTCGGCCGGTCAGAACGCTCAGACGATCCTCAAGTCCCAGCGTGGTGTGGGGATCCTGATGTCCGGTGAGTCGGCGGAGCCGGAGCTGGTCCGGGGGTATTTCTACAAGGACGACGAGGTGGAGCAGATCATCGGGCGGGCGACCGAGCTGCGCGCCGAGGCGGGCACCATGCCGGGCATGGCTCCGCTCGGCGCCACCGCCGCCCCGGCGGCGCCCCGGCTCCTGGACCACCTGATCGCGGCCGTGACCGCAACGGGCCGGGGCGTGGCGACGAAGGGCGAGGTGCTCGCCTACCTCGCTGGTGTCGATCCGCAGTACGCCCCGGAGGACGGGGAGAGCGAGGCACAGTTCCGCTCGCGGGCGGGGAAGCTCCTCGCCGAGTGGCTGGACGCCGAGGGCCTGGAGGTGCCGACGCCGAAGGTCGACGGCCCCGACGGGAAGCGGTCGCTCGGGTACCGACTGGATGACCTGTCCGAGGTCCGTTAG
- a CDS encoding GIY-YIG nuclease family protein, giving the protein MIDPTPGGTVVYVLGLKGMDPVKIGVSRNLPERIRSLQTGAPAQLEILWTTPGGQSLETRLHSAFQRYRTHGEWFNLAQLGDPVTIVREAVRAIHGGEPASIPVGAQRCLPSAASGSDDWDPDWWRHRFPGSRTYSLDSPWGDD; this is encoded by the coding sequence GTGATCGACCCTACTCCGGGCGGGACGGTCGTCTACGTGCTCGGACTGAAGGGCATGGACCCCGTGAAGATCGGCGTGTCCCGGAACCTCCCCGAGCGAATCAGGTCCCTACAGACGGGGGCCCCAGCTCAGCTTGAGATTCTGTGGACCACCCCCGGGGGTCAGTCGCTTGAGACGCGGCTCCACTCCGCGTTCCAGCGATACCGAACGCACGGGGAATGGTTCAACCTGGCGCAGCTCGGTGACCCCGTGACGATCGTTCGAGAGGCTGTACGCGCCATCCACGGGGGAGAGCCTGCGTCGATTCCCGTAGGGGCTCAACGGTGTCTGCCTTCGGCGGCGAGCGGCTCGGACGACTGGGACCCCGACTGGTGGAGGCACCGCTTCCCCGGCTCTCGGACGTATTCCCTGGACTCGCCGTGGGGTGACGACTGA
- a CDS encoding DNA cytosine methyltransferase: protein MPDLFAGPGGIDCAARELGVNLTGFEWDAGAVATRRAAGLPTVHGDVRDYGPEDAPGEDVLAGGPPCQTFSVTGNGAGRRVLTTVLAAVRDASVRGRVAAAGELDERTSLVLEPLRWALEAHGDGAPYRAILLEQVPTVLPVWEAYAEVLTGLGYSTAYGVLNTEEFGVPQTRRRAVLLARLDGSVTLPSPTHDRHRTHPVLGRLATRTMGDVMPRRGEFEVVSNYGTGGDPRNRGRRHSSEPAFTVTGKIFRNRVVGLDGVEQSRFTPGEAGTLQSFPGDWPWSGKDIGQQIGNACPPALAGPLLGALV from the coding sequence ATGCCCGACCTGTTCGCCGGCCCCGGCGGAATCGACTGTGCGGCCCGAGAGTTGGGCGTCAACCTGACCGGGTTCGAGTGGGACGCCGGTGCGGTCGCCACCCGCCGGGCCGCCGGGCTCCCCACGGTCCACGGCGATGTTCGCGACTACGGCCCCGAGGACGCGCCGGGCGAGGACGTCCTCGCGGGCGGCCCGCCGTGCCAGACCTTCAGCGTCACCGGGAACGGCGCCGGACGTCGGGTACTCACCACCGTGCTCGCCGCCGTCCGAGACGCGAGCGTACGAGGCAGGGTGGCCGCCGCGGGCGAGCTGGACGAGCGCACCTCCCTCGTCCTGGAACCGCTGCGTTGGGCCCTGGAGGCACACGGCGACGGGGCCCCGTACCGGGCGATCCTCCTGGAACAGGTGCCCACCGTGCTCCCCGTGTGGGAGGCGTACGCCGAAGTGCTCACCGGGCTCGGCTACAGCACGGCATACGGGGTGCTGAACACGGAGGAGTTCGGCGTGCCGCAGACACGCCGCCGGGCAGTGCTCCTGGCTCGCCTGGACGGCTCCGTGACGCTCCCCTCGCCGACGCACGACCGGCACCGTACGCACCCCGTGCTCGGGCGCCTGGCCACGCGGACCATGGGCGACGTCATGCCGCGCCGGGGCGAGTTCGAGGTGGTGTCCAACTACGGCACCGGCGGCGACCCGAGGAATCGGGGGCGTCGACACTCCTCCGAGCCCGCGTTCACGGTGACGGGGAAGATCTTCCGGAACCGCGTGGTGGGCCTGGACGGGGTGGAGCAGTCCCGGTTCACGCCCGGCGAGGCGGGGACCCTCCAGTCCTTCCCCGGCGACTGGCCATGGTCTGGGAAGGACATCGGGCAGCAGATCGGCAACGCGTGCCCGCCGGCCCTCGCGGGGCCGCTCCTCGGGGCGCTGGTCTGA